A single genomic interval of Rosistilla ulvae harbors:
- a CDS encoding 3-keto-disaccharide hydrolase: MKASVVALALVSLFVSTAATADEAFPKGQWVSLFNGKNLDGWTPKIKGYDLGDNYGNTFRVEDGVMKVGYEAYDSFDKRFGHLFYKQPFSNYRFRVEYRFVGEQCKGGEGWALRNSGVMLHGESPEEMTKDQDFPTSIEVQLLGGDGNRPRTNANLCTPGTNVVKDGKLFTPHCTSSSSKTYHGDQWVTVEIEVRGNDVIRHLIDGEVVLEYTKPQLDERDAHAAKLIEKAGTKMLSGGSISLQSESHPIEFRKVEIMLLD; encoded by the coding sequence ATGAAAGCTTCTGTCGTCGCGCTTGCTCTCGTTTCGCTGTTTGTTTCAACCGCTGCCACAGCGGACGAAGCGTTCCCCAAGGGGCAATGGGTTTCGCTGTTCAACGGCAAGAATCTCGACGGCTGGACACCCAAGATCAAGGGCTACGATCTGGGCGACAATTACGGCAACACGTTCCGCGTCGAAGATGGCGTCATGAAGGTCGGCTACGAAGCCTACGATTCGTTTGATAAACGTTTCGGGCATCTGTTTTACAAGCAGCCGTTTTCGAACTACCGCTTCCGCGTTGAGTACCGATTTGTCGGCGAGCAATGCAAGGGAGGCGAGGGCTGGGCGCTTCGCAATAGCGGCGTGATGCTGCATGGCGAGTCGCCTGAAGAAATGACCAAGGATCAAGACTTTCCGACCTCGATCGAGGTGCAATTGCTCGGTGGCGATGGCAATCGCCCGCGGACTAACGCCAATCTATGCACTCCCGGAACCAACGTCGTGAAAGATGGCAAGCTGTTTACGCCACACTGCACCAGTTCGTCATCGAAGACCTATCACGGCGACCAATGGGTGACGGTCGAGATCGAAGTTCGTGGGAACGACGTGATCCGCCACTTGATCGATGGCGAGGTGGTTCTGGAATACACCAAGCCGCAGCTGGATGAGCGCGACGCTCACGCCGCCAAGTTGATCGAAAAGGCGGGGACGAAGATGCTGTCCGGTGGATCGATCTCGCTGCAATCCGAGAGCCATCCGATCGAGTTCCGAAAGGTCGAGATCATGCTGTTGGATTGA
- a CDS encoding sulfite exporter TauE/SafE family protein: MRRLEGIDREMQELAWYVVLIVAGFIAGIINTIAGGGSFLTLPALMLFGLDPKVANGTNRVAVLFSSASAVATFNKHGFLNRRLAFELTIPTLAGVPAGGLLAVYLPSGIFEAIFGVIFLCMAVLIAMNPKRLIEARQASDRSRWVTAPLFFAIGIYVGFIQAGMGILLLMAMSLLNTGDLLASNAIKNLIGFLVTLAAVALFAFYGYIEWLPGLTMALGNAIGGVVGAKLAIKKGNRLIFVFLIVVMTASGVKMIWSSLA, from the coding sequence ATGCGTCGCCTCGAAGGAATCGATCGGGAAATGCAGGAGCTGGCTTGGTACGTCGTTTTGATCGTCGCGGGGTTCATTGCAGGGATCATCAATACGATCGCGGGTGGTGGATCGTTCCTAACGCTCCCGGCGCTGATGCTGTTCGGCCTAGACCCCAAGGTTGCCAACGGGACCAATCGCGTGGCTGTCTTGTTTTCCAGTGCTTCGGCGGTTGCCACGTTCAACAAACACGGGTTCTTGAATCGGCGATTGGCCTTCGAGCTGACGATTCCAACGCTGGCCGGAGTGCCGGCGGGCGGATTACTGGCGGTCTATCTGCCATCGGGTATTTTCGAGGCGATCTTTGGCGTGATCTTCTTGTGCATGGCGGTGTTGATCGCGATGAATCCCAAGCGGTTGATCGAAGCGCGCCAGGCGAGCGACCGGTCGCGATGGGTCACAGCTCCGCTGTTTTTTGCGATCGGCATCTACGTCGGTTTCATCCAAGCGGGGATGGGGATTCTGCTGTTGATGGCGATGAGTCTGTTGAACACCGGCGACCTGTTGGCCTCCAACGCGATTAAAAACCTGATCGGTTTTTTGGTCACTCTGGCTGCCGTCGCCTTGTTTGCTTTCTACGGCTACATCGAATGGCTGCCTGGGTTGACGATGGCCCTGGGGAACGCGATCGGCGGCGTGGTGGGAGCGAAGCTGGCAATCAAAAAGGGGAACCGCTTGATCTTTGTCTTCTTGATCGTCGTCATGACCGCATCGGGCGTGAAGATGATTTGGTCGAGCCTCGCCTGA
- a CDS encoding DUF5989 family protein, translated as MEDQDDDKFAEMANASHEQSFLSELVEFLRFNKKWWLAPILVALLLLGALLLLSGTAAAPFIYTLF; from the coding sequence ATGGAAGATCAAGACGACGACAAATTCGCCGAAATGGCCAACGCTTCCCACGAGCAATCGTTCCTGAGCGAGCTGGTTGAATTCTTGAGGTTCAACAAGAAGTGGTGGCTCGCCCCGATCCTGGTCGCCCTGCTGCTGCTCGGTGCACTGTTGCTGCTGTCGGGAACCGCAGCAGCCCCTTTCATCTATACGCTGTTTTGA